One region of Chryseobacterium muglaense genomic DNA includes:
- the paaA gene encoding 1,2-phenylacetyl-CoA epoxidase subunit PaaA, whose product MDLEKFVQYVHDENKVEPKDVMPDDYRKLLVRQISQHAHSEIVGMLPEANWVSRAPSLRRKMALLAKVQDEAGHGLYLYSATETLGNGTIRADRDATYDDMLEGKAKYSSIFNYPTLSWADIGAIGWLVDGAAIMNQVMLMGNSYGPYSRAMVKICKEESFHQRQGYEILMALCRGTKQQKEMAQASLNRFWWPALMMFGPNDDSSPNSKISMNYRVKRESNDSLRQRFIDVTVSQAEFLGLTMPDKDLKWNEERQHYDFGELPWDEFMEILKGNGPANKKRIETKRKAQRENSWVKDAAKAFADKQNEKVN is encoded by the coding sequence ATGGATTTAGAAAAATTTGTACAATACGTACACGACGAAAATAAAGTAGAACCAAAAGATGTAATGCCGGATGATTACAGAAAACTATTGGTTCGCCAGATTTCACAGCACGCCCATTCTGAAATTGTTGGGATGTTGCCTGAAGCCAATTGGGTTTCAAGAGCGCCTTCATTGAGAAGAAAAATGGCTTTGTTGGCTAAAGTTCAGGATGAAGCAGGTCATGGTTTATACCTTTATTCTGCAACTGAAACATTAGGAAACGGAACCATCAGAGCGGATAGAGACGCAACTTACGACGATATGTTGGAAGGAAAAGCGAAATATTCAAGTATTTTCAATTATCCGACATTGAGCTGGGCAGATATCGGTGCGATCGGTTGGTTGGTTGATGGTGCAGCAATTATGAACCAAGTAATGTTGATGGGGAATTCTTATGGTCCTTACTCAAGAGCGATGGTGAAAATCTGTAAAGAAGAATCTTTCCACCAAAGACAAGGGTACGAGATTTTGATGGCACTTTGTAGAGGTACAAAACAGCAGAAAGAAATGGCTCAAGCTTCGCTAAACCGTTTCTGGTGGCCAGCTCTAATGATGTTTGGTCCGAATGACGACAGTTCGCCAAACTCTAAGATCTCTATGAATTACAGAGTGAAAAGAGAAAGTAACGACAGTCTTCGTCAGAGATTTATCGATGTTACCGTTTCTCAGGCTGAATTTTTAGGATTAACAATGCCTGATAAAGACCTTAAATGGAATGAAGAAAGACAGCATTACGATTTCGGAGAACTTCCTTGGGATGAATTCATGGAAATTTTAAAAGGAAACGGTCCTGCCAACAAAAAGCGTATCGAAACCAAGAGAAAAGCTCAAAGAGAAAATTCTTGGGTAAAAGACGCGGCAAAGGCTTTTGCTGATAAGCAGAACGAGAAAGTAAACTAA
- the paaB gene encoding 1,2-phenylacetyl-CoA epoxidase subunit PaaB has protein sequence MSQLDMWEVFIQTKPGLSHKHVGVVQAPTAEMALQNARDLYTRRKEGTSLWVVPSKYIVTSEGIDKEAFFDPADDKLYRHPTFYDIPNDVKNM, from the coding sequence ATGAGTCAATTAGATATGTGGGAAGTGTTTATTCAAACTAAACCGGGATTATCTCACAAACACGTTGGAGTTGTACAGGCTCCAACAGCAGAAATGGCTTTGCAAAACGCAAGAGACCTTTATACCAGAAGAAAAGAAGGAACTTCACTTTGGGTGGTTCCAAGTAAATATATTGTGACTTCGGAAGGAATTGATAAAGAAGCATTCTTCGATCCGGCTGATGACAAATTGTACCGTCACCCTACGTTCTACGACATTCCAAACGATGTAAAAAATATGTAA
- the paaC gene encoding 1,2-phenylacetyl-CoA epoxidase subunit PaaC, with protein sequence MNPLYNYLLKLADDSFIMGQRLSAWCGEGPYLEEDIALTNIALDELGQANNFYVYASRVADNGKSEDDLAFLRYEHEYLNAHWTELPNEDYAQTILKVYVFAVYQKLMYEALSNSANEELSALAQKSLKEVRYHYTHAASWMKIFAQGTEESKARLVKSLENIWEYTKGLFAKTEGEDDLVALNIVPNTDALYEEFLAITQKDFADFGLEYPANPFMQPKSRTGYHTEYFGFILCELQYMQRAYPGCTW encoded by the coding sequence ATGAACCCATTATATAATTATTTATTAAAACTAGCAGACGACAGTTTCATTATGGGACAGCGTTTGTCTGCGTGGTGCGGTGAAGGTCCTTATCTAGAGGAAGATATTGCATTAACGAACATTGCGTTGGATGAACTTGGGCAGGCTAATAACTTTTACGTGTACGCTTCAAGAGTTGCTGATAACGGAAAAAGTGAAGACGACTTGGCTTTCCTAAGATATGAACATGAGTACCTAAACGCACACTGGACAGAACTTCCGAACGAAGATTATGCTCAGACGATTTTAAAAGTGTACGTTTTCGCTGTGTATCAGAAATTAATGTACGAAGCATTGTCGAATTCTGCGAATGAAGAACTTTCTGCTCTTGCTCAGAAATCATTGAAAGAAGTAAGATACCATTATACTCACGCTGCTTCTTGGATGAAGATTTTCGCTCAGGGAACAGAAGAAAGTAAAGCTCGTTTGGTAAAATCTTTAGAAAATATCTGGGAATATACCAAAGGCTTATTCGCTAAAACAGAAGGTGAAGATGATTTGGTAGCTTTAAATATTGTTCCCAATACAGATGCTCTTTACGAAGAATTTCTTGCCATTACACAGAAAGATTTTGCAGATTTCGGTTTAGAATATCCTGCAAATCCTTTCATGCAGCCAAAGTCAAGAACAGGATATCACACAGAATATTTCGGATTTATCCTTTGCGAATTGCAGTATATGCAAAGAGCTTATCCAGGATGTACTTGGTAG
- a CDS encoding four helix bundle protein, producing the protein MNDGNNNPIIKKTLQFSLDIIEYCEKLDSIGKYVISKQLLRSATSIGANVHEAQNPSSKNDFIHKMKIAAKEVEETKYWL; encoded by the coding sequence ATGAACGATGGAAACAATAATCCAATAATTAAGAAAACACTTCAGTTTTCATTAGATATTATTGAGTATTGCGAAAAATTAGATTCAATTGGTAAATATGTTATCTCAAAACAGTTGTTACGTTCTGCTACAAGTATTGGTGCAAATGTTCACGAAGCTCAAAATCCTTCCAGCAAAAATGATTTTATTCATAAAATGAAAATTGCAGCAAAGGAAGTTGAAGAAACTAAATACTGGTTGTAA
- the paaD gene encoding 1,2-phenylacetyl-CoA epoxidase subunit PaaD yields MVDLLNILELVPDPEIPVINIVELGIVREAKVTGENSCEITITPTYSACPAMFTIEEDIIKLMKENGWNAKVITKMFPIWTTDWLTDEAREKLRVYGISPPEKGADEHHIGKPKKCTRCGSMNSKQISRFGSTLCKASYQCLDCLEPFDYFKCH; encoded by the coding sequence TTGGTAGATTTATTAAATATATTAGAACTCGTTCCCGATCCGGAAATTCCGGTAATCAATATCGTGGAATTAGGTATTGTAAGAGAAGCGAAAGTTACCGGCGAGAATTCTTGCGAAATAACGATTACGCCGACTTATTCTGCCTGTCCCGCTATGTTTACCATTGAGGAAGACATCATCAAATTGATGAAAGAAAACGGTTGGAACGCGAAAGTAATCACCAAAATGTTTCCGATTTGGACAACAGATTGGCTGACAGATGAAGCGAGAGAAAAACTCCGTGTTTACGGAATTTCACCTCCCGAAAAAGGAGCCGACGAACATCACATTGGGAAACCGAAAAAATGTACGCGTTGTGGCTCTATGAATTCAAAACAAATTAGCCGATTCGGGTCTACATTGTGTAAGGCTTCTTATCAATGTTTAGACTGTTTAGAACCTTTTGATTATTTTAAATGCCACTAG
- a CDS encoding enoyl-CoA hydratase/isomerase family protein, translated as MYTQLDIESHFEGKLKIAYLNQPETMNALTKPSLGDLKDFIKECSDDPTVRCVAISGRGRAFCSGQNLDDAFVQGNEHHDNDIIRRIVTDYYNPLVLEITRCKKPVVALVNGPAVGAGAMLALICDFVLANNKAYFSQAFSNIGLIPDTGGTYFLPKLLGRQLANYLAFTGKKLSAEESKSYGLVAEVFAEEEFNSKSLEILEKVSNMPTVGLKLTKKAFANSYDNTLKEQLELEGDLQQEAAETEDFKEGVQAFLEKRKPNYKGK; from the coding sequence ATGTACACACAACTTGATATTGAATCGCATTTTGAAGGGAAGTTAAAAATTGCTTACCTCAATCAGCCAGAAACGATGAATGCACTTACAAAGCCATCTTTGGGAGATTTAAAAGATTTTATTAAAGAATGTAGTGATGATCCTACGGTAAGATGTGTGGCGATCTCAGGGCGAGGAAGAGCTTTTTGCTCTGGTCAGAATTTAGATGATGCATTTGTTCAAGGGAATGAGCATCATGATAACGACATTATCAGAAGAATTGTTACTGATTATTACAATCCCTTGGTGCTTGAGATTACGCGTTGCAAAAAACCGGTTGTGGCTTTGGTAAATGGCCCTGCAGTGGGTGCTGGAGCAATGTTAGCATTGATTTGTGATTTTGTTTTAGCCAATAATAAAGCATATTTCTCTCAAGCATTTTCTAATATTGGGTTAATTCCTGATACGGGTGGAACTTATTTCTTGCCTAAGTTATTGGGAAGACAATTGGCAAATTATTTAGCATTTACGGGAAAAAAATTATCAGCTGAAGAATCAAAATCTTATGGCTTGGTAGCTGAGGTTTTCGCTGAAGAAGAATTCAACTCAAAATCATTAGAAATTTTAGAAAAAGTTTCAAATATGCCGACTGTTGGTTTAAAGTTAACCAAAAAAGCATTCGCCAATTCTTACGATAACACGTTGAAAGAACAATTGGAGTTGGAAGGAGATTTACAACAGGAAGCTGCAGAAACAGAAGACTTCAAAGAAGGAGTACAAGCATTTTTAGAAAAAAGAAAACCTAATTATAAAGGAAAATAA
- a CDS encoding 3-hydroxyacyl-CoA dehydrogenase NAD-binding domain-containing protein encodes MNVGIIGAGTMGIGIAQVAATNGCKVWVYDANAKQVETATVGLEKTLTKLVDKQKISAEKMTEILANISIATELKDFKDCELVIEAIIENKDIKTKVFTELEKHVSESCVIGSNTSSISITSLGAELQKPERFIGIHFFNPAPLMPLVEVIPSLLTEKSLAEKIYNLMKGWGKTPVIAKDIPGFIVNRIARPYYGEGLRLVEENIATVEQVDDAMKTIGNFKMGPFELMDLIGVDVNFSVTKTVYNEYFYDPKYKPSLLQQRMSEAKLHGRKTGKGFYDYAEGAIKPEPKKDDVLYQQIFLRIISMLINEAVEAKRLGIANDEDLELAMQKGVNYPKGLLAWGKEIGYAKISETLQNLYEEYQEERYRQSPLLRKL; translated from the coding sequence ATGAATGTAGGAATTATCGGTGCCGGAACAATGGGGATCGGCATTGCACAAGTAGCTGCAACGAACGGATGCAAAGTTTGGGTCTACGACGCCAACGCAAAACAAGTAGAAACAGCAACTGTAGGTTTGGAAAAAACATTGACCAAGTTGGTTGATAAACAAAAGATTTCAGCAGAAAAAATGACTGAAATTTTAGCTAATATTTCCATAGCTACAGAACTGAAAGACTTCAAAGATTGCGAATTAGTAATCGAAGCCATCATCGAAAATAAAGACATAAAAACAAAAGTTTTCACAGAATTAGAGAAACATGTTTCTGAAAGCTGTGTAATTGGTTCCAATACATCATCTATTTCTATCACCTCTCTGGGTGCGGAATTACAGAAACCGGAGCGTTTCATCGGAATTCACTTTTTCAATCCGGCACCTTTGATGCCTTTAGTTGAGGTAATTCCATCTTTATTGACTGAAAAATCTTTAGCGGAAAAAATCTATAATCTGATGAAAGGTTGGGGTAAAACTCCGGTTATTGCTAAAGATATTCCCGGATTTATCGTTAACAGAATAGCTCGTCCTTATTATGGAGAAGGGTTGAGGCTTGTTGAAGAAAACATCGCAACAGTAGAACAGGTAGACGATGCTATGAAAACCATCGGAAACTTCAAAATGGGACCTTTTGAGTTAATGGATTTAATTGGTGTTGATGTCAATTTCTCGGTAACAAAAACGGTTTATAACGAATATTTTTACGACCCTAAATACAAACCCTCTCTTCTTCAACAAAGAATGTCTGAAGCAAAACTTCACGGCAGAAAAACCGGAAAAGGTTTCTATGATTATGCTGAAGGAGCAATAAAACCAGAACCTAAAAAAGACGATGTTCTATATCAACAAATATTTTTAAGAATTATTTCAATGCTGATCAACGAAGCTGTTGAAGCAAAAAGATTAGGCATTGCAAACGATGAAGATTTAGAATTGGCAATGCAGAAAGGCGTAAATTATCCAAAAGGATTATTAGCGTGGGGAAAAGAGATCGGATATGCAAAAATCTCTGAAACGCTGCAGAATCTTTACGAAGAATATCAAGAAGAAAGATACAGACAAAGCCCGTTACTTCGTAAATTATAA
- a CDS encoding PaaI family thioesterase, with protein MNPRQVAEYMFDQDYFSQWMNIKMIEVKENYCLLEMPIKKEMLNGLKTVHGGVTFAFADSALAFSSNNSGDAAVALNCIINFTKAGKEGDIFRAESILESNTRKTAVYDIKITNQNNELVAKFVGTVYKIGKKIIEL; from the coding sequence ATGAATCCAAGACAGGTAGCAGAATATATGTTTGATCAGGATTATTTTTCCCAATGGATGAATATCAAAATGATCGAAGTAAAAGAAAATTATTGTTTATTAGAAATGCCCATCAAAAAGGAAATGTTGAATGGACTTAAAACGGTTCATGGAGGCGTTACGTTTGCTTTTGCAGATTCTGCATTAGCATTTTCTTCAAACAATTCCGGCGATGCGGCAGTAGCACTAAACTGTATCATTAATTTTACCAAAGCCGGAAAAGAAGGTGATATTTTCAGAGCAGAAAGCATCTTAGAAAGCAATACAAGAAAAACAGCTGTTTATGATATTAAAATTACCAATCAAAACAATGAATTGGTTGCAAAATTCGTCGGAACAGTTTATAAAATCGGAAAAAAAATTATAGAGCTTTAG
- a CDS encoding four helix bundle protein, whose protein sequence is MINFENNPLITKTVQFSLDIIEFCELLEEKRKFVIAKRLLRSATSIGANAFEAQNPHSKNDFINKIKISAKELEETKYWLYLCKYSKNYPFDEKLEHQIVELGKIIYKILSTSLNKN, encoded by the coding sequence ATGATTAATTTTGAAAATAATCCATTAATTACAAAGACTGTTCAATTTTCATTGGATATTATTGAGTTTTGTGAATTGTTAGAAGAAAAAAGAAAATTTGTTATTGCAAAACGATTATTACGTTCTGCAACAAGCATCGGTGCAAATGCATTTGAAGCACAAAATCCTCACAGCAAGAATGATTTTATCAACAAGATAAAAATTTCAGCCAAAGAATTGGAAGAAACCAAATATTGGCTTTATCTGTGTAAATATTCCAAAAATTATCCATTTGATGAAAAACTAGAACATCAAATTGTAGAATTAGGAAAAATTATTTATAAAATATTAAGTACAAGTCTAAATAAGAATTAA
- the pcaF gene encoding 3-oxoadipyl-CoA thiolase, which produces MNNVYIIDYIRTPISKLTGGLSEVRADDLAAVVLKEIVARNPEVPVEEIEDVIFGCANQAGEDNRNVARMGLLLAGLPYKIGGETVNRLCASGMSAVANAFRSIASGEGEIYIAGGVEHMTRSPYVMSKPSAAFGRDSQMFDTTFGWRFVNPKMKAMYGVDAMGDTAENLAEMHNISREDQDKFALWSQQKATKAQESGRLAEEIIKVEIPQRKGEPKIFDTDEFIKPTSSMEGLGKLRPAFKKEGGTVTAGNASGINDGAAALILASEEAVKKYGLKPKAKILGSSVAGVEPRIMGIGPVEATQKLLKRLNLSLEDMDVIELNEAFAAQSLAVTRSLGLKDDDSRINPNGGAIAIGHPLGVSGARIIGSAAIELQKQNKKYALCTLCIGVGQGYAMVIEKV; this is translated from the coding sequence ATGAATAACGTATACATCATAGATTACATCAGAACTCCTATTTCAAAATTAACTGGAGGTTTATCAGAAGTTCGTGCTGACGATTTAGCAGCAGTTGTCCTTAAAGAAATTGTTGCAAGAAACCCTGAAGTTCCTGTTGAGGAAATTGAGGACGTTATTTTCGGATGTGCGAATCAGGCAGGTGAAGATAACAGAAACGTTGCAAGAATGGGACTTTTACTGGCTGGTCTTCCTTACAAAATTGGAGGTGAAACGGTCAATAGATTGTGCGCTTCAGGAATGTCTGCAGTTGCCAATGCTTTCCGTTCAATCGCATCAGGAGAAGGTGAAATTTACATTGCAGGTGGAGTAGAGCATATGACGCGTTCGCCTTATGTGATGTCAAAACCAAGTGCAGCTTTCGGAAGAGACAGCCAAATGTTTGATACAACTTTCGGATGGAGATTTGTTAATCCCAAAATGAAAGCAATGTATGGCGTAGATGCGATGGGCGATACCGCTGAAAATTTAGCAGAAATGCACAATATTAGCCGTGAAGACCAAGATAAATTTGCACTTTGGTCTCAACAAAAAGCAACTAAAGCTCAGGAAAGCGGAAGATTAGCGGAAGAAATTATAAAAGTTGAAATTCCACAAAGAAAAGGCGAACCCAAAATCTTCGATACAGACGAATTTATCAAGCCAACTTCTTCAATGGAAGGATTAGGAAAACTTCGTCCGGCTTTTAAAAAAGAAGGCGGAACGGTAACTGCCGGAAATGCTTCAGGAATTAATGACGGAGCTGCTGCTTTAATTTTAGCAAGTGAAGAAGCGGTGAAAAAATATGGTTTAAAACCAAAAGCTAAGATTTTAGGTTCATCTGTTGCCGGTGTTGAGCCAAGAATTATGGGAATCGGTCCAGTTGAAGCGACTCAAAAATTATTAAAAAGATTGAACCTTTCATTGGAAGATATGGATGTAATCGAACTAAACGAAGCGTTTGCTGCTCAATCTTTAGCAGTAACAAGAAGTTTAGGTTTAAAAGATGACGATTCAAGAATCAATCCAAACGGTGGAGCGATCGCAATTGGTCATCCACTTGGAGTTTCAGGAGCAAGAATTATCGGTTCTGCTGCAATTGAACTTCAAAAACAAAATAAAAAATATGCATTGTGTACGCTTTGTATCGGTGTCGGACAAGGTTATGCAATGGTGATTGAAAAAGTATAA
- a CDS encoding acyltransferase, whose protein sequence is MNIYSYHGIRPIIKPSAYIHPQAVIIGNVEIGEEVYIGPNAVIRGDWGKIIIKDGANVQENCTLHVFPGIETILEESAHIGHGAIIHSGHIGRNCLVGMNAVVMDKAVIGDECIIGALAFVPANFKCDARKLIVGSPAKIIRDVSDEMIKWKTEGTRLYQELAREGKDAILPCEPFTEYVQQIPTKVVDYSIWDDVK, encoded by the coding sequence ATGAATATTTACTCATATCACGGCATTCGCCCCATCATCAAACCATCCGCGTACATTCATCCGCAAGCGGTAATTATCGGAAATGTGGAAATAGGTGAAGAAGTTTATATCGGTCCCAATGCAGTTATTCGGGGCGACTGGGGTAAAATTATCATCAAAGACGGAGCGAATGTTCAGGAAAACTGTACGCTTCACGTTTTTCCGGGTATTGAAACCATTTTGGAAGAATCTGCACACATCGGTCACGGTGCGATTATCCATTCCGGACATATCGGTAGAAATTGTTTGGTCGGAATGAATGCTGTAGTAATGGACAAAGCAGTTATCGGTGACGAATGCATTATCGGCGCTTTGGCTTTTGTTCCTGCCAATTTCAAATGTGATGCAAGAAAACTAATAGTTGGAAGTCCGGCAAAAATTATCCGTGATGTTTCTGATGAAATGATCAAATGGAAAACAGAAGGAACAAGATTGTACCAGGAATTAGCAAGAGAAGGAAAAGATGCGATTTTACCTTGCGAACCTTTTACAGAATATGTTCAGCAAATCCCTACGAAAGTTGTTGATTACAGCATTTGGGATGATGTGAAGTAA
- a CDS encoding transposase, protein MSNTENFECEYVYHIYTHANGKDLIFREQDNYKYFLDKLVKYIFPIAEIYAYCLMPNHFHLLLRFKNINQNLNEDEHKYLMKQFSNLLNGYAKAYNKRYNRKGSLFLDYLKRKRVNDEKYLIKLFHYIHNNPVNHGFVKDINDWKYSSYRSYINLAKESKIERREMMQYFETINDYIEYHKSNVEYDFLIIE, encoded by the coding sequence ATGTCAAATACAGAAAATTTTGAATGTGAATATGTATATCACATCTACACTCATGCAAATGGAAAAGATTTAATTTTTAGAGAACAAGATAATTATAAATATTTTTTAGATAAGCTTGTAAAATATATTTTTCCAATAGCTGAAATATATGCATATTGTTTGATGCCGAATCATTTTCATTTATTATTGAGATTTAAAAATATAAATCAAAATCTGAATGAAGATGAGCATAAATATTTAATGAAACAGTTTAGTAATTTGTTAAATGGTTATGCAAAAGCTTATAATAAAAGATATAATAGAAAAGGTTCTCTTTTTCTTGATTATTTAAAACGAAAGAGAGTGAACGATGAAAAGTATTTGATTAAATTATTCCATTATATCCACAATAATCCTGTCAATCATGGATTCGTTAAAGATATTAATGATTGGAAATATTCATCTTATCGTTCTTATATTAATTTGGCTAAGGAAAGTAAGATTGAAAGAAGAGAAATGATGCAATATTTTGAAACAATAAATGATTATATAGAATATCATAAGTCAAATGTTGAATATGATTTTTTGATAATTGAATAA
- a CDS encoding alpha/beta hydrolase, producing the protein MTKKLLIFCSILVAFQSVVFAQTKNVKPLTIGEIRTIKSKILNEDRILNIYLPQNFDKTKSYPIIYLLDGSMNEDFIHVTGLVQFFNQMYSMPETIVVGIANIDRKKDFTFHTDLKDLQKDYPTTGHSDKFISFLEKELKPYVESQFKTTDKYLFGQSLGGLLATEILLKKPEMFNNYFIISPSLWWDDQSLLKQAPQLLAKIKDTKKFVYVSVGKGEHPVMVKDAQDLFDTLKKANKKNWTVEYKMMDLDNHATILHRSLYEGLVKLFPYQEPK; encoded by the coding sequence ATGACAAAAAAACTTCTAATTTTCTGCAGTATTCTGGTTGCATTTCAATCTGTGGTCTTTGCCCAAACTAAAAATGTAAAACCATTGACCATTGGAGAAATCAGAACTATAAAGTCTAAAATTTTAAATGAAGATAGAATCTTAAACATTTATCTTCCGCAAAATTTCGACAAAACAAAATCTTACCCGATTATCTATCTTCTGGATGGAAGTATGAACGAAGATTTCATTCACGTTACAGGATTGGTGCAATTCTTTAATCAAATGTATTCTATGCCAGAAACAATTGTGGTGGGAATTGCAAATATTGACAGAAAGAAAGATTTTACTTTTCATACCGATTTAAAAGATTTACAAAAAGATTATCCTACAACAGGACATTCAGATAAATTTATCAGTTTTCTTGAAAAGGAATTAAAACCTTATGTTGAAAGTCAGTTTAAAACAACTGATAAATATTTATTCGGACAATCATTAGGCGGACTTTTGGCAACAGAAATTTTGTTGAAAAAGCCTGAAATGTTTAATAATTATTTTATCATCAGTCCGAGTTTGTGGTGGGATGATCAAAGTCTTTTGAAACAGGCTCCTCAATTATTAGCAAAAATTAAAGATACCAAGAAATTTGTTTATGTTTCTGTCGGAAAAGGTGAACATCCGGTGATGGTAAAAGATGCTCAGGATTTATTTGATACTCTGAAAAAAGCCAACAAGAAAAACTGGACGGTAGAATATAAAATGATGGATTTAGATAATCACGCAACGATTCTTCACAGAAGTTTGTATGAAGGTTTGGTGAAGTTATTTCCATACCAAGAACCAAAATAA